In the Gavia stellata isolate bGavSte3 chromosome 17, bGavSte3.hap2, whole genome shotgun sequence genome, GTCTCTCAAGCCAATTCCACATCCAGCCAGCGCCAGGGCACCCGCAGGTGAGGACGTCAAGATGGGAAGGACAATCTAGACCCATCAGGCTGACTGATGGAGCCAAATCCTTTCTGCTTGGGCACAGTGAAAGGGTTAAAGAAGTCTTTACCTGAAGTTCCTGCATGGATCCTGGGAGCGACAGAGGAGGGCAATGCTCTGCCAGGtagttttgcttttccacttctttagcagctgcttctctttctaTTTCGGTGGCAGCGAGCTGGAGCATAGCGctctggaaggcagcaggaggatggTCAGCACAGAGTGGAGGcgagggaggagggcaggggggtTAGCAAGGGATGGAGAGGCAGCTTGGGGAGCTCCCCATCAATACCAGTGTCTCCAAGCCAGGGATATGGTGGGGACCCAGTAAGGAGTGGGGAAGGCTGGGGGGGGCCCCATGTTGTGCATCGAGGCCTCTTCCAGGAGGGAGAGTGCTAAGAGCTGGCTGGCTTGGGATGGGAGATGGGATGGTCAGGACACACCTCGCCCAGTCCCAGCAGTGCCACGTACCTTCAGGTGCTGCCGACGGGCAGTGGCTGccctcctctttttctgcatgtggGAGGAATGAGAGAAAAGCAGGTTATGGGATGCCCATTCCCCTTTCCGTTCCCCTTCCCCATACAACCGCACAGTCCTCCAAAGACCTGCAGCCATGCCAGGGAGCTGGCTCCAGCCGGGATGCTTGACACACCGTTGGTCCCCAAACCCGCAGCACTCAAAGAAGAGGCTCCCTGCTGAACCCAGCTTTGCCAACCTCAGGTAGCTAAACCCTACGAAGTGCATCAGGAAAAGATAATGAGGTTGACGAACTTGCAGATGTACATATAAAATATAACTTCAAACTTGGCTTTTTGGGACTTTTAGCTTTTTCTCTAACTTCCTCTTCACTCAGAcatgtgttttgctttgcacTCAACCGCCCTAATGCCCCTGGGCACTTGGGAGCTGTGGGATGTCTTTCTGAGCGCTCCCTGGCACACAGAGTGAGAAGGATGGCCAGGCAGGTGAAAACATGAAGGCTGCATAATTTCTGGAGCTGAAAGACCCAGCGCAGGTGATGCTGAAGGTGACGCTGTGAGAAACAGCAAGCCCTTTTGCAActcttccccagcctggcaGTTACGGGTATTTCGATGTGCTGCGTTAGGGCACTGGGGAGGCAGGGCCAGGGCGTGGGGGGTTCATCACCGCTGGAGGACAGACACAACCACGGGGTCTGCAGGCCACGAGGCTGTGGCTGCAAGGTGCAAACTAGCTCGCTCTTCCCTGGGATGCCAGGTGAGCACGGAAGACCAAGCCTGCCCTTCTGTACCCGTGATGCGctggaacagcagcaacaagTCTCCTATTTATAAAAGAAGGCCCAACCTTGATGTGCCACTGCGTTGCAGctgtttcttcagcattttgCCCAGACGAGCAAGCAAGGCTGAATGTGGCTGAGGCGAAGGAAGCGCACCCTGGCATCTGATACGCTGTGGTGGGGGAGTAAGAAGCAGCATTTGGCTGTGTGTTTGGGCTGCATAGAGGAGGAAGTGGATAAGAATCTGCAGAGCAAAATGTAACAAAATCTGACTTGTTTTGCATATGCAAATGGTGCTAAGGCCCTCCTGACAGGGCtgaagagctctgcagaaaaaagcATCTAGCTCAGAGGTGCAGCGCACCATTAGCTGGGAGGATTTCGCTTGTATGAATCTGGCCATGGGCCAGGAGAGAGCAGATCGCTTGAGCACCGTTAGCCCAGGGCTTATTCTCTGTCTGAAAACTAGTACCTTAGTAAAGAGTGCCCTCCCAGCCTTCCCTGGGGGCACTGGGTTTGGTGGAGAATCAAGGCACCTGTTGGACATCAGCACCATATTGTGGAGTTTCTATGTGTCCCCGAAACCCTCTTTTCTCTTGGTGAGGACAAGCTTGAGCTTGTGGTGCTTTGGACATATGGGGAGGTGCCAAGCAGAGATGAAGGATGGAGCAGCTTGCTAAAAGGAGATACGGAGTTACAAAGCCATGCACAACTCTCCCACACCTTCCCTTCCAtttccccagcctcccccaggCTTCAAGCCCAGCTCCTCTCTGGCTCTGCCAGAAGCCAGGGAGAACTTGCCAAGGATGCAACCTCCACCCTGCTAAGGCTGCCCTGCATCCAGGGCTCACCAGATCCCCTTTGAGAAGTGATTTGGCAGTGCTCAGTGGGCAGAAAACCAGGGGCTAGGTGTGGGGAAGGACGAGAGGATGCTTGACCAAGGGCTGGGTGGTGGATGGGTGATGGAGGAGAGGCGGCTCTGGACCACAGCCTTCCCAGCACCATCTCGTGGCCGGCTGGGGAAgcaggaaaggaggggaaaaaagcatctAACTCCAAGCCAGGAGGCAGAAAAGACCttcaaaagggttttttcttctactttccATCTTTACCAGGAGCCAGCAAGAAAGCCTTGCCATTTCCCACACACatccccagcagctgcttttcctaAGGAGGAACGGTGAAGCCAAGATCGATGCCATGAGCATTGCTAaaggaaaaaccccaccaaGACACACTTACCTCTTCACTGTTCAGGATGAGCGGATGGacaaggaagggaaggaagagaaaggggagaaaaaggcaTTTAGCATCCTAATCAGAAACAAGTAGAGGAATCTTAACAAGCATAAAAAGTTGGCAGTTgaacaaaagcttttaaatgccAACAACATAttagagacagaaaaatgggaacTTACTCAGACATCTTGCTTTAGACGGTTGTGAGCCTGcaaagaaaaccaaggaaaaaaacagttcacAATTATTCGTGCTGGTGGTGACTTTCTTGGgcttaaaaacaaagcaagattcctctagaaaaaaaaaaaaaaaaaaaagaggaacaggTTTTCTCTTATTTCCCAACTTCTCCAAATTTTCATCATATAGGGAACTAGGCTGCAGTTTGTGGACGAGAGCCAAATATGTGCCTACTCACAGCCACACAAACCTCAGCACGGGGGGACTTCTGGCCCAGCACCATTTGGTCTGGTGACAAAGAGAGATTTGTGACAGTAATTCCTGCAGGCATGTTTCTTGTTTGACCCCCAGGAAACCATTGTATGCAATGAAGGAAGTAGaggaaaaagctattttcagcTTACTGCTTCACTTTGCCACGCAGTCTTGCCCCacttcatgaaaaagaaatatcccAAAGCCTGCGGAGGGTTGGGACACCCTGGGAACGGAGCCAGGCAGCGACCCCAGGTGACAAGGAAGGACTTCAGAGGATGCGACTGCCAATGTATGCATCCATTGCGTGGGGCAGGGGAACCTATTGCAACCACCTCAGCACAGATGACGTCGAACGGGGTTGAAAGTTGTCGAATTGGTAAAGGCACAAAGAGTTTCCCCTGGCAATTCCTTGCATTTCCATTAAGTGGAAATTTTACAGGTACAATGCAGCATATTAGGGAAGAGATGGAAGAGcagctttgttttgctgtaaatTATTTCCCCGTAAATaggattttacttttttagcaGAGCAATATCTCCTGCGTGTGCCTGCTAATAGAAGGATGCAGGAGTGTCAGCCAAGCCCAAACTAAGCTCGTCCTTTGCAGAGCAGGCAAGCCCCTGCAACACAGCCATCTGCAGACCTGGGAGGCTCTGTCGGGAGGTGAAGTGTTAACGGGGGCTCATGCCCAAGGGAGGAGGCACAGCTTGCAGGGCCAAGGAAACTTTATCCTGGAAAATGTGCAGGCCCATCACATTAttttggggggggcggggaggaaaGTGCTTCTAAAAATGGTcagggagctgcagaaggagcTGCAGCTGTCTCCTCGGACGGCAGCCTTTCCCTGGTGCCAGCCCCCGTGACTCAGGGAGGTCGGAGCGATGCGAAGCAAAAGCCACCGCAGGTGGCTGGGCTACAGCTGAGGGACAGGGCGGCCAAGGAACGCCAGCTATTTTTACTCGCATCCCTGTCCCGCGTCTGTACGCACCCACTTCGGTGGCGGCGATGCTGCGAGCGCTGAGGAAGTGAGGGGACAACGCCAGGCTGCGGCTCGCTGCGTGCAATGTGGGCTTTAAATCACCTGTTCTTGGTGGGGGGACACAGTAGATTTGGATGTCGTCACTGTCTGAGGGTGTTTTTTGAGGAGCAAGGCACTGCAAAGACCGGGTCGGGTGTAAATAGGGAGCATTGCCGAGTTACGGCAGGCAAGGACCCCGCGTCCTATGGCCCTAGGGAGGTCAGCGTTAGGGACCCTGCGGCTCCGCTTGCCTTTGCCACTCAAGCCGGAGAGCAAAACCAACCAAGGGAGAGGAAGGCATGaaaccaaagagaaagaagggcaCTGGAAAAGACAGAGGGAGACTTTGCGATGCACGGACCCTCTCCCGCAGGCAAAGGATGGAGAAGCTTTTATTAGCACCCCCGTTTCTCCCAGCAGGTCACCCCACCTGGCATTTATCTCCCTAAAACTCAGGTAAGTGTATCTCCTCCCCCATTTCCCCCTCAGAGCAAGCTGGGTCAGTAAGAGACATGCAAAACGGCTCACCCAAGTCTGGAGAGGAAAACCAGAGAGTGCCGCTGGCCGGACAGGACGGACTGGCGAGCCGCAGGCAGCTGGCTGAGTAAGGAGGTATAAAAGGGCTTCTCGGGTGGCTCAGCAGAAAATCCACCTTCTCTTTAAGGGCATGGAGACCTTCTCAGACCAATGATGTGCAAGAGTCCCTTGTGCACCTCCCTTGGCTGGGGCAggccaggcaggcagccccGGAGGAGAGGGCAGCCGTGGGGAcggaggggtggggagggggaggacaTCTTCTACCCATGGGGTGGGGAAGCAGAGCCATCCCGGAGGAGCCGGGGAGGTGCTCTTCCTCGGGAGTGCCGAGGAGGgagccttcctccccctcttcctcccatCAACCTGCAACACTAGATATGACCTCAAGGTTGTTGAGAGCCCGGGGTTCCCTGCACACAGCCATCCATCCGCAAGGCCTCTAATAAAATTTCCCGTTGGAGACAGAGTGGCTTATCCATGGACAGGGGCACAGCTCCATTCACCTCCAGTGGcttgggagcagctctgcccttcaggaATGCATAGGGGAAAGAGCCTGCACCCCCCAATCCACTGCCAATAGTATGTGCAAGAGCAATCACTGAGCGAGCCATCCATCCCTAGCATGCTCTTCTAACCTCACTTACCACATGTGAAGCATTTGCAGCTCCTCCCCGTGTGAAGTATTTCAACACAACTAAGGCTTTTTAACAAACAAACCTGCGGAGCCACTGCGGGTTGCCCAGAGGCTCACTGcagtgcaggggctggggagaggcagcagagtATGGGGGAGCAGCCCCACGCTACCAGCAAGAAAGgtaacccccccccccccatctgcTGTGGGATGCCCCAGATCCCTATCTCCATGAGCCCGATGGAGAGGCAGGTGAAAATGTAGCTGGAAATGTTTGCCCGCCCCATGCAGTGCGTGTGTGTAGGGGATCCCATGGAGACAGGAGCCCAAAcagctcctgccctcctcctcctccagcccaggcGCTCCCTCCCCTttcagctggggttttttaggcTGATTCAGACGTGGCCCTGACAATATTTTCCAGGCACCTCTCAAAGGTTATATAGATAGCGGCAAATCCGCTGCTGCAGGCTTCCTGTTTCACCACCTTGGCATCGTACAAGTAATGCTGCAGATGCCAGTGAAGGAAGAGCAAGTCCTTGAGACAGGGCTGCTGTCTTGCAGGGGTTTGCACCCATAGCAggtggaggagagagaaatgccTACTGTGGGCAAGGCTGGGTCCGCTCGGGATTTGTCCCTCTGAAACGGCAAGAGGGAGATGGTTTGGGTAGCGAACACCTTGGTGTCCATGTATGCTGGCCTGTAGATCTGAGCTACCCCCTTGCAAATCCACCGTGAGACTCCTGGAAATTCACAGCGAAGGTGCAGTTCAGCAGAGGTTTTGGCTGGTTTTGCCCTCATCTGGGCTCCCATGCAACGGCTGTGGGTCAGCACCTAGTGAGGGAGCGGGGCTTGGGAAGATCTGTAATGAGGATCAGCCAGCTCCAACCCTCCTCCTCACTCACCTCCTGCACATCCACGTCCCCAGGGCGGTGAGCCCTAATGGAGACAGGGCTCTGCAGCTCCAGGCAGAGCTAGTAAACAAGGAGGTTAAACTCCAGCAGCTTCTGCTCCCCAGGAGCATCCCTTGTTGCAGCCCCTGAGGAAGACCCATTGGCAGAGGCATcactgcacccagcacccatcTCCCATCTGGACTTCAGCAAAAACAGACAGTTTGGCAGGAGGAACGTCTGTTTGTCCCATGTAAAGCCAGtttctcagaaaatgaaaaaacagagaCCAAAGCAAGCACACTTCCAGACAGACAGCAGCCACCCTCTATAGCCAACAGCAGAAGTCACCCATTCAGGGACAGCTTAGCTGCTTCACTTCTCCTTTCAGTGCCGACTCCATAAGCCATGGTTGACTCTAGGGTTAAACCAAGTCTTTATTATTCTTTCCAAAGTCTCTACAGCCATTTTCTTCAGCTCCCTATGCAGCTACGCACATTCTAGCCACTGCTGGCCCACCGGTCCTCCAAAAAGCAGCTCAGCTCTTGGTGGAGGGACCAAAACTGGGAGGGTTGTCCATTCAAAAATTCCCCACAGCCAAGGAGTTTCCTTCAGCCCTGTGAAATGAAGGCTTTCTGAACCTCCTGGAGTTCCGGCATGCAGCACAGCAAAAGAGATTTGCTCCGAGTTCAAGGTTTTGTTTATCAGCTTGCAATAGGAAAGTGTTGGCCTGAAACAGTTGAATAAAGAAGTTCAAAGAAAGAAGTCCCATCAGCAAAATTTTGTCTAAAACAGATGTGTTTGTAGAATACGGAAGGAGTGGATGGTGAGGTGTGGTAATAGGGTGAACAGAAGGTTGAGCCTCCAAGTCTGCATAAGGCTTTCCCTGGAATTGCCTTGCACAGAGGTTAAGCTGTAAGGCAGGTctcccaaaaaaagaaagaggcttCAGACCCAGAATGTCATGAGGAACAAACCCAGGGAGGAccaggaagaacagaaaaacaaaaacgTCCCAAAGTAGGAGCTCTAGTTAACATTAAGACGGAGGTTTCCAAAGGAAGTAGTGTAAGTGTTTGAGTGGTGAATGAACAAGTTCCTCAAGGAAGACATAAGGAAGCTCCAGGCAAGTCCTTCAGAGAGGTACTCGGCTCTGTGAGTATGAAGTATGAGTGAGGGTATTGcacaggggctgtgggtggACACACTGTTCACATTTGGGTACCTTTCTTGTGGAGCAGATGACCTTGTTCCCTTCCCTTGCTCCCCTCCACTCGTGCTAGAGGAACATGCCATGAGTATGGCCCACCATTCCCAGAGCAATTTCACCATCCTGCAAGGCCAGAGGGAAGACCTGGCATGTACAGGAGGTTCTGCCCTATGCTTTAGAGAGACTCAGGTATGGCACATCTGGGCCAGACTCCTCCAGGGAACCACCACGTGTTGAAAGGACTAAGCTGATGGATCCACACAAGCTGTCCGTGACGGCCATCTCCTACACCCTTACACCTTGCCTCCTCTTCAACATCCTACAAGCATCAGTGACATGACACTATGTCTTACTTCCGATGGTGACACtgttggcaaaaaaaacccaagcctcCTGCTCAGCAGCAGTTGAGCTCATGGTAAAAGCTCAAGCAGGACTGCTGAGCAAACCAGTGTCCGacttccctttgctttcccaAAATCGTATCAGACCAAAGCAAAGCACATGGCTCCCATCCTGCCCAGAACACTCCATCTCCCTCCAGTGTATCCCTAAAAGAGCTCCCCACACTCTACTTCTGCCAACACCAGCCTCTAGGAACTGCTGCAAAGGAAGGCCATCGCCTTTGCATCTTGTGCCAGTGCTGTCCTACACACCCCACAGCTACAACCACCTCATTCACCCATGAGATGGAGTTAAGGCTTTTGGCTTTTCCTCTCCAGGGCCGCTGCCAAACAACACAGCCACCCTGTCCGTTTAGCTCCATGCCATCTTCCTTGACAGGGAGTGCTTCAGGCACGTGATGTTGATGCCCCCATGctgcagggacatctccaaACCCACCAGCAGGTCCTGATGACACTCCTGGATGTTCAGCGGGTACCGTGCCCCCATGAACTCGTAGGCTGCCAGCAGCCTTATGCTGTGCTTGACCATCAGGTACTGAATGACCTAGAGAGTAACCATCCCTGCAGTGGATGAGGACACGCTTCCCTCTCTCCAGTGAAGCTTCATTGCACTCGATGTCCCGGAAGCAGGTTTGCCCCATTTTGTGATGATCCGCATGGAGTGGAGCTTCGATATCAACCTTGAGGCGTGACCAGCTGTGCCTGAACCCTCCCCGTTGGCACAGGCAGGGGATGACACTCAGGCTGTGGTCACTGGGCCGGCTGCTCATGTCAATGACACTGTCAATGCTGTTGGTGCACAGTGCCTGCCCGCCCGCTGTAGGCAGCGTTGAGATTCCCCAGGTAGATGCAGTAGGTTATCTGAGCGATGATGGGTCCTGTGAAGGGCGAACATGCAGGCTTTCCTGGTTTTGGACCAGCGGGCTCCTCAGGATGCGGGTTCTTCTTCCAGCTCCCCCTGAGGGGTTTCTTGTAgctggcatggggcaggggaCTGGAATTGGGCTTGGATCCCCACAACAGCAGCAAGAAGATGGATAAGCAGCTGGAGAGCTTTGCCTTGGAAGGGGAGTCCGctggacaaggcagaggaggagcaggggtgGGACTGGATCTGAGGGCACAAGAAGGGGATGCCCGTGCCAGGGACCCTGTGCTGTGGGCTGCCCCTCCACTCTCAGCCTCTTCcatctgcaaagaaaaggaaaggactgGTGAGACCACAGAAATTCATCTCTCCAGCTGCATAAACAAGGAGGCACAAGCTGGCAGCTGGCTTTGCCCAAGGCAGCACTTGGAGACACTAGAGGCCCTGAAGACCTTGCACGTCACCAGCCCAAATACCCAGCCATCCTCTTCCCCCAGGACAGGCACAAAATCACCGTGAAGGCTCACCTGGACCTGCAGAGCGCTCTGCCAGTCCTGGGGTGCCCACTTGCTGGAGCAGTTGTGCCCTCCTGCTGATGGCACTAAGCAGAGTGACCGGTGTGTCCTGCCAGGCTGTACGGCTACGGACACCACATCCCCACCCTTCTCTTCATGCACTTCACTTTTATTCACCACCAAGTTTGGAGAAGAGCCTGTAGGAACAGAACAACTCCATAGGGACACACACAAGTACTTCACAGGCAGGTGCTTTCGATAAAAACACCGGCCTTGAAGAGAAACACGGCATTTTAATGATCCCTTCCACTCCAGAGGAACACTCTTTGGTGTGGGCTGCTGGAGGGGTTTGCTGGAGCCAGGAGGAAGGACTGAGTTTCAAACTGAAAACACGAAGGGATGaagagcagctgcagggagagagcagcTAACAGCAAACCCCTCCGGATGAAGCCCCTTCTGACCACAGTAGCACCCGGGGGCTCCAGTCTCCAGTGATGGAGAGGCTGCGTTCATAGCCAGGGTTAGGATCGCTCGGttcccagctcagccccgggCAGAGATCTCGCTCCTTGCAGGAGCTTTTCCCACTCCTACCCAGGACACTTGGACCAGAAGGTGCCTCAGACCCTGCCACAGCCCGGCCCTTTCTCCACGGCCCCAGGCTGAGTTGGCAGGTCCTCTGGAAAGCCAACAGTCAACACCTCTGCCCGATGGTGGTCCGTGCCCAGGTCTCCAGCAGCTGAGGTGATCCCTCCGGCATTCCCACCGAGCCTGCCCCTGGATAGTATTACCACAGTGACCTGACACAATCCTCCGTGAGTCTGCGCGTCCTCAAACCCTGCTAAAGACCAGGACGTGACCCAGAACGTGCCTGGAGAACAGCCTGAGACCTCTCTGTGCTCAAATGAGTATGGTTGCAATGTGTCTTCGCTCTCAAAAGGTCTTTCAGTCTCTGTGCCAAAACGAAGCAGCAGTGAGAACACTGTGTTAGTAAAAAAAAACTGGCCAtagagctaaaaaaaaaaaaagcacaataaaGCACAAAGCTCTTCTCTTCCCAAGGTCAGCGACTGTCCTACAAACCAGTGGCCACGTAGGGAATGATTCTCCAGAAATTATCCATTTCAAGCTCACTGGCTTTTTGCAAGTGCTGTGTGACCCCAGACACCACAATTTATAAAAAAGCTGGGAACTGCAAAGACCCTCAGCAGCCTCACCTACCTGCACAAGGCTGAGAGCAAACCATGGGAGAAGACAGCTGCAAGGCAATGGGCCTCTGGAAGGTCTTCTGGAGGTGCTTCGCAATCAGGCCTGGGAAGAGAGAGGATGAGCTCAGACTAAGAGAGGGCTGAGCCAGGAAAACTCAACACCCAAACCCATCGAGCATCTCTCAACACCATCCCCCATGCTGCTTACTTCAGGGTGTATCTGAGACAAGAGTTTTCCCCTATGGAGCCAGACCTGAGGTTAGCACATACCCAAAAGTCAGGGGTGGTGTGGGATGAGTGCAACCAAAGCAGAGAGACCTTCAGAGGATTTTGTTTCTGGCCTTTGCAGATGTGAACGTGTCCTTTGTCACATCCAGAGTGAAGTTCCCCACCAGCTTTTTATAACACCAAGGCCAAGTGTTTTAACTGGGCTGTCTTAAGTGACGCCCTTCATGCCAAAATTCAGGTTGCTATGTCAAAACTGCTCTGACTTTTATGTAAGTTAAGAGGAAAATGCTCTCCATCCAGGGCAAACCCAGATGCCGAATGGGCAGAAACCTCCACCTGAGCCAGCTGCCTCCTTCACAGGCAATGAGAAGAACTGGCTCTTACAAGGGTGCAATTCTTCTTCTCATCCTAAACGAATGATTCACTACTCAAAGTGCTCGTTTCCCACAGAGAGCTTGCTGCCCCCAGATAACTGGCTCAGACAGGGGCATGTGCAATGTCCATGTTTATGAGCAGGGTGATGAAACACTCATTTTCAAAACTACCATCTTCCCAGACACCGCTCACAGGACTTAAAATAAGATATGGGTTGGGGTGTTTGCAGGTCAAGACCTCATTTCAGCTCAGCTGAACTCCTATTCCTAATTGACTTTGTGCTTGTTTCTGCTCAAATTGAACTGCGGTAAGTGCCCGCAGGGGTTTCATCACCTTTGTGTGAAGTTAGGAAGGCTGGTTGAGAAATCCCCATCTTGTTGACGTGCAACAAGTCATCACAGATGGGTACCTGTAACACTGAGCTTCTTTGGGGGGCATCTTTTGCCCGGCAGCATGACAGCAAAGaaaccccagctccatcctcctGAGACCTGAAATATGGAGAAATgggaggtttggttttttaggtCTGCCCACAAAGTTCAAATGGAAGGAGCCATTGGGGAGCATCTCCACGCACCCATTATCAGTCCTGTTCCTCGGATGGGACTGTTTGGGGCAGGAGGCTGCTACTCCACGAGGGAAACCCTCCTCCCTTCTTGTCCATGGCAGTGAAAGGTACACCAGGATGTAAAGTGGTCCTAAAAACACCTCTGTGTCACCAGACTgatccagaaagaaaagaagcccAGTCTGGGGCAGGAACAGTCCCAGATGCAagagctccagcagcagtcGGGGCAGGGGCAAGGGGGCAGAGAAAAGAGGTAGGGgcaggggaaagggggaaaagggtaaaaaaaggGGATAGGAAAAGGAGTAGAGATAAGGGTAGGGCTCCTTGCCTCTCTCTAAGAAACTGAAAGGCACATCCACAGCAGACTCGGCCAGGGTAGAGGAGGAAGCAATCGCCCTGAAAGGCAGCGGTGCACCATCCCGCAGCCCCCGTCCCGCTCCTCTCTCAACTTCAGCACAAAgccgccctcccctccctcccatgcacctcccccagagcccccagcacccaggcacgacctcttccctccaccccttTCCCACCAGTGCCCAGCAGGCTGGCTCTCCCAgcacccctccccagcaccccccttTCCCACCGGAGTTTCCCAGAGGCCGCTTGGCCGACTGCAGCCATCCCTCCCATCCCACACCATGCAGGACCCTTCAAGCAAAGCTTCCCCCCTCTCCTGCCATGGTGCTTTACCGCAGGCAAGGGCAGGATGCCAGGGCCCGCTGGGGGCTGGCGGCtgccccccatctcccccaaGCAGCCCTCCCTGGGGAACCGGCACTGGGACAGCGTGCTGAGCAGACTGAAAGGTGTAGTTTCAGTAGGAAGCGTGCCCCTGGGCCCCCCGAGAGCGTGTGGCACACGGCGGGGCTctgggcagggggaggctggCTGCAGCCCTCACCGCCTCGCCTCCCCAAATGTGCTCCGGCTGAGGGGTACTGGCTTTCCTCCCACCCACCTTGCAAACCGCTGTGGCAGCTGACGACCCTTGCGTGGGGCCTCCCTCCAGCCAGCGTCCTCCCCACAGCAAACCCGGGACCCCAGCTCCTTTGCAAAAGCCTccaacaaaaaccaaccaacctcTTGCTTTGCCTCTGGGTTTTGAGCCTGGAGGCATCCTCATGTATATCCCTCTGCAACCACAAAGgctaaaaatgtgctttaaaagaaaaagctgcaaacCTGCATAAGACCCTGCAAATCCAGGAGCCggagcttttaaaaaagaaaccgTTGCATGGCAAAGTACACGTTTCCCCATAAAATTGTGAGATATAATGATGCTAGTTACCGAATATTTATAAAACAGGCACACTTGCTCCTTGTGAGAAAAGCTTAGATACTCTCCAGCTCTCAAAAACTGTGAGactagccaaaaaaaaaatctgtggctgGAGGACAGCCAGCACATACCCAGGCTGAACGATGACAGCCCATAATCACTTTTTTCTCATGGCAGATGACTGGCAACAAGCACATATAAGGCTCAGCCTTCTCCTGGTGCAGCTCTCCTGTTTGATTTCCTGAAGTGCAGGGGCAAATATCATAAAATTCACTGAATGAGGGAATAATTCACTTTGGgagggacttctggaggtcagAAGTCTTGGATCTGGATGTAAATAATTGA is a window encoding:
- the TNNI2 gene encoding troponin I, fast skeletal muscle, with the translated sequence MVKHSIRLLAAYEFMGARYPLNIQECHQDLLVGLEMSLQHGGINITERSERHPTAPKCPGALGRLSAKQNTCLSEEEKKRRAATARRQHLKSAMLQLAATEIEREAAAKEVEKQNYLAEHCPPLSLPGSMQELQELCKKLHAKIESVDEERYDTEVKLQKTNKELEDLSQKLFDLRGKFKRPPLRRVRMSADAMLRALLGSKHKVCMDLRANLKQVKKEDTEKEKDLRDVGDWRKNIEEKSGMEGRKKMFEAGES